The genomic DNA CAGCGCCGTCTACCGGCTGACGCATGACTGGCTGTCGTCGGTAGACCAGAACGGATATGCGACGGCTTACCAGGCCTTTGCCGCCGGCGACGGCACCTATGCCGATTGCTGGCCGAGAATCCGCTGCCCGGCATTGTTCCTGACGGGATCGGACGATCCGAATTCGACGCCGGCCATGGCGCAGGCGATGGCGCAGGCAGCACCCGCGGGCTACGCCGTGCTCATCGACGGTCATCGGCATATGGTCAACCTGACGGCCCCCGACGAGGTCAATACGATCCTTGCTGACTGGCTGGCGCGCAAGGAGGAGCGGACATGAACGAGACGATGATTGACGCACGTGCTTTGCGCGATGCCTTCGGCGCGTTCCCAACCGGCGTGACGGTGGTCACCACCCATGACGAAGCAGGCCAGCCGATCGGCTTTACCGCCAATTCCTTCACCTCGACATCGCTCGATCCGCCGCTCTTGCTTGTCTGTCTGGCCAAGACATCGCGCAATTTTGCGACGATGACCGAAGCGCCCGGCTTTGCCGTCAACATCCTGTCGGAAACCCAGAAGGATGTGTCGAATACCTTCGCCCGCCCGGCCGCCGATCGGTTCGCCAGCGTCGAATGGTCGAGTGTGCCGGGTGGAGCGCCGGTCTTTGCCGATGTTGCTGCCTGGTTCGACTGCGCGATGGAACAGGTGGTCGAGGCTGGCGACCATGTCATCCTGATCGGTCGTGTGAAACGCTTCGGAAACAGCGGTCTGAACGGCCTCGGCTATGTCCGGGGCAGCTACTTTTCCCCGGCGCTGGCGGGCAAGGCCGTCTCTGCCGCAGCGGAAGGCGAGGCGCAACTGAGTGCTGTTCTCGAACGCGACGGGCAGGTGCTGATGCTTGGCGATGATCGTCTCAGCCTGCCGACATGCGCCATGGAAGGCAGCGAACCGGCGCAGGCGCTGAGCAACTACCTGCAGGACCTGACCGGCCTGTCAGTGTCGATCGGCTTTCTCTATTCGGTCTATGAAAGCCGGATCGACAACCGGCAGCATATCGTCTATCGCGCGTCCGCCGTCGCCGGAACACCGAAGGCCGGACGCTTTGTCTCACCGGCCGAGGTTCCGCCGGAGGCCTGCGCCAGCCCGGCGACATCAGATATTCTCAGGCGCTTTGCCTTCGAAAGTTCGATCGGCAATTTCGGCGTCTATTTCGGCAATGAAATCGCCGGCAAGGTTCACCCGATATCCAGGAAGGCCTGACCGTCATGAAGTTTTCCCTCTTCGTCCATATGGAACGCCTCGATGCGGGCCAGGATCACAAGAGCCTCTACGAGGAGTTCGTGGCGCTGTGCGAAATCGCCGACAAAGGCGGCATGCATGCCATCTGGACCGGCGAACATCACGGCATGGACTTCACCATCGCGCCCAATCCGTTCATCACCATCGCCGATCTCGCCCGCCGCACCAAGCATGCAAGGCTCGGCACCGGCACGGTGATCGCGCCCTTCTGGCATCCGATCAAATTGGCGGGTGAGGCTGCAATGACCGATCTCATCTGCGACGGCCGGCTGGATATCGGCATCGCGCGCGGCGCCTATTCCTTCGAATATGAACGCCTTCTGCCGGGTCTCGACGCCTGGGGCGCGGGCCAGCGCATGCGCGAGTTGATCCCCGCGGTCCAGAAACTCTGGGAGGGTGACTACGCCCATGACGGCGAATTCTACAAGTTTCCCTCGACCACCTCGGCGCCGAAGCCGATCCAGCAGCATCCGCCGATCTGGGTCGCTGCCCGCGATCCGAACAGCCACGAATTCGCGGTGGCCAATGGTTGCAACGTCCAGGTGACGCCGCTCTGGCAGGGGGACGACGAGGTCGAGACGCTGATGGGCCGTTTCAATGCTGCCTGTGCCCAGAACCCGGCGATCGAACGGCCGAAGATCATGCTTCTGCGCCACACCTATGTCGGCTCCGACGAGGCCGATATCAAGCAGGCCGCGCATGAGATGAGCGTCTACTACAATTACTTTTTCGCGTGGTTCAAGAACGAGAAGCCGATCCACCAGGGCCTGATCGAACGGATCTCCGCCGAGGACATCGCCGCCAATGCCATGTTGTCGGGCGATATCATGCGTCGAAACAACGTCGTCGGCGACGCCGACACCGTCATCGGCCGACTGAAGGCTTACGAGGCCATGGGCTATGACGAATATTCCTTCTGGATCGACACCGGCATGAGTTTCGAGCGCAAGAAGGCTTCGCTCGAACGCTTCATCGCCGACGTCATGCCGGCCTTTGCGGAGTAGACCGATGCAGCAATTCCAGTGTTACATCGATGGCCGTTTCGAGGAGGGGCAAGCCCGCTTTGAAAGCGTCGATCCGGCAACCGGGCTTTCCTGGGCGGAAATGCCGGAAAGCCGGGTCGCAGATGTGGACCGCGCGGTCACTGCCGCGCATGACGCGCTGTACGGCGATGGCCCATGGCCGAAAATGACGGCGACGCAGCGCGGCAAGCTGCTCTACAAGCTGGCCGACCTCGTGGCCGCCAACGCGCCGCGACTGGCCGAGATCGAAACGCGCGACACCGGCAAGATCATCCGCGAGACCTCGTCGCAGATCGCCTATGTCGCCGACTACTATCGCTACTATGCCGGGCTTGCCGACAAGATCGAGGGCGCGCACTTGCCGATCGACAAGCCGGATATGGAGGTCTGGCTGCGCCGCGAACCGGTGGGCGTGGTGGCAGCCATCGTGCCGTGGAACAGCCAGTTGTTCCTGGCGGCGGTCAAGATCGGCCCGGCGCTGGCTGCCGGTTGCACGCTGGTTGTCAAGGCTTCGGAAGATGGCCCCGGTCCGCTGCTCGAATTTGCCCGGCTGGTCGATGAAGCCGGATTTCCGGCAGGCGTCGTCAATATCCTGACGGGCTTCGGCGCCACCTGCGGCACGGCGCTGACCGCGCATCCGAAGGTCGCCCATATCGCCTTTACCGGGGGAGCAGAAACTGCGCGCCATATCGTGCGCAGTTCGGCGGAAAACCTTGCCTCCACGTCGCTGGAGCTTGGCGGGAAATCACCACTGCTGGTCTTTGCCGATGCGGATCTGGAAAGTGCTGCTAATGCCCAGATCGCCGGCATCTTCGCGGCCACCGGCCAGAGCTGTGTTGCCGCGTCCCGGCTGATCGTCGAGCGCAGCGTCAAGGACCGGTTTCTCGATATCCTGAAGACCAAGGCCGAGGCGATCCGTATCGGGTCGCCGCTGGACATTGGCACTGAAGTCGGCCCGCTTGCTACCAGACGGCAGCGCCAGCATATCGAAACGCTGGTTGCCGCCTCGCTCGATGCCGGGGCTCGCCTTGTCACCGGCGGCAGCGCTCCGGACGGCGATGGCTATTTCTACCGCCCAACCATTCTCGACTGCGACGATACAAGCTCGCCATCGCTGCAGAAGGAATTCTTCGGGCCCGTTCTGTCCGTCGTTTCGTTCACCACCGAGGCCGAGGCGCTGGCGCTGGCCAACGACACGCTCTACGGTCTTGCCTCCGGCATTTTCACCCAGAACCTAACGCGCGCGCATCGGCTGATGAAGTCGCTGCATGCGGGTGTCGTCTGGGTGAACACCTATCGGGCGGTTTCGCCGATCGCTGCATTTGGCGGCTCGGGCCTTTCCGGCGACGGGCGGGAAGGCGGGCTTGCCGCGGCACTTGGCTATACAAGGACGAAGACGGTCTGGCTGCGCACGTCCGACGATCCGATCCCTGATCCCTTCGTGATGCGGTGATGGCCATGGTCTACGAGATGCGCACCTACCGGCTGAAGAACGGAGCGATCCCTGCCTATCTCAAGGTGGTGGAAGACGAGGGCATCGCCATCCAGAAGAGGCATCTGGGCGAACTCTTCGGCTATTTCTTCTCGGAAATCGGCGTGATCAACGAGATCGTCCATATCTGGGCCTTCGCCAGCCTGGACGACCGGGAAGCGCGCCGCGCCCAGCTACTGGCAGACCCGGCCTGGCAGGCATTCCTGCCGAAAATCCGCGACCTGATCGAGGTCGCCGAAAACAAGATTTTGAAACCGGCACCCTTTTCACCGGCGGGAGGAACGCGGCCGGTCTGAACCGGCGCAGAGCTACAAGCTCGATGAACACGAGATTTCGGGATTTTGCCACCTTCCAGGGAGAACCCGGGACGGACAGCGAACGGCTGTCCCGCAAGCCAAGAAAAACAGTCCAAACAAACGGAGCAAGGGAACATGAAAAACAGACTGATCATCGCGGCTATCGCCGCAACACTGGCTCTCTCCACGCAGGTCCGTGCCGAAGACATGGTCTTCACAAGCTGGGGCGGCACCACACAGGACGTGCAGAAGGCGGCCTGGGCCGACAAATTCACGGAAAAGGCCGGCATCAACGTGCTGCAGGACGGCCCGACCGACTACGGCAAGATCAAGGCCATGGTCGAAGCATCAGGCGTCACTTGGGACGTCGTCGATGTCGAGGGCGACTATGCGGTGCAGGCCGGCAAGGCCGGACTTCTGGAGAAGCTCGATTTTGCTGTTATCGACAAGAGCAAGCTCGATCCGCGTTTCGTCACCGACTATTCGGTCGGCAGCTTCTACTATTCCTTCGTGATCGGCTGCAACAAGGATGCTGTCTCGGCCTGCCCGAAAAGCTGGGCCGATCTGTTCGACACAGCGAAATTTCCCGGCAAGCGTGCGTTCTACAAATGGTCGGCGCCGGGTGTCGTCGAGGCCGCACTTCTGGCTGATGGCGTTGCGCCGGACAAAGTCTATCCGCTGGATCTCGACCGTGCCTTCAAGAAGCTCGACACGATCAAGGCCGACATCATCTGGTGGACCGGCGGTGCGCAATCCCAGCAACTCCTGGCATCCGCCGAGGCACCATTCGGCTCGTTCTGGAACGGGCGCCTGACGGCGCTTGCGGCGACCGGCGTGACGGTCGAGACCTCATGGGATCAGAACATCACGGCAGCGGACGCCCTGGTCGTGCCGAAGGGTGCGAAGAACAAGGACGCAGCGATGAAGTTCATCGCGCTGGCGACCTCGCCCGAAGCGCAGGCTGAAATGGCGAAGGGCACCGGCTACGCGCCGATCAATCTCGACTCACCGAAACTGATGGATGCCGAGGTCGCCAAGACCCTGCCGGATCAACAAACGGCAAGCCAGGTCAATGCCGACATGGGTTACTGGGCCGAAAATCGCGATGCGATCGGCGAGCGCTGGTACGCCTGGCAGGCAAAATGACGATCAATGCGGGCATGGCACGGTCGTGCCCGCATTTTCAGTTGACCGGCATTTCTTCGGAAGGGTTTTCGGCATGGCCTTGCTGAGTGCGCAAGACAATCCACCAGTGACGACAAAGCCCCGGGGGCTGCGGCCGATGAATTTCGCCCTGACGCTGCCGGCGCTGCTCCTGCTGGTGGTGTTTTTCATTCTTCCGGTGCTGTCGCTGCTGTTGCGCAGCGTGCTCGAGCCGGAGCCGGGGCTTGGTAACTACGCGGCCCTGCTCGGGTCGACGACCTATCTGAAGATCTTTCTCAACACTTTCGTCGTATCCGCACTTGTCACAGTGGTGACGCTGGCGATCGGGTTTCCCGTCGCCTGGGCGCTGGCGATCATGCCATCGCGACTGTCGTCGGTCGTCTTTTCCATCCTGCTCCTGTCGATGTGGACCAATCTCCTGACCCGCACCTATGCCTGGATGGTGCTGCTGCAGCGTACCGGCGTCATCAACAAGACTCTGATGGGCCTCGGCCTGATCAGCGAGCCGTTGCCGCTGGTAAACAACCTGACCGGCGTGACGATCGGCATGACCTATATCATGCTGCCTTTCATCATCCTGCCGCTCTACGGCGTCATCCGCAAGATCGACCCGGCTATCCTGCAGGCTGCGGCTCTCTGCGGTGCGACCCGCTGGCAGGCGCTGACCCGCATCCTCATTCCGCTGGCAGCACCCGGCATGGTGTCCGGAGCGCTGATGGTCTTCGTCATGTCGCTCGGCTATTTCGTCACGCCGTCGCTGCTCGGCGGGACGGCCAACATGATGCTCGCCGAACTGATCGCGCAGTTCGTGCAGTCTCTGGTCAATTGGGGCATGGGCGGTGCGGCGGCGTTGGTGCTGCTGGTCGTGACGCTCACGCTATACGCGGTCCAGCTTCGGCTGTTCGGCACAGCACGGATGGAGGGACGCTGAGATGCTGCTGAACTTCGATCGTCTCGGCGGATGGAAATGGGCGCTCATCGCAATCACCGGCCTGACCTCAGCCTTCCTCATCCTGCCGATCATCTTTATCGCAGCGCTCTCTTTCGGCTCGTCGCAATGGCTGATCTTTCCGCCGCCCGGCTGGACGCTGAAATGGTACGCCATGTTCTTTGCCGATCCGCGTTGGCTGGAAGCTGCCGGCACGAGCTTTTATATCGCAGCCATCGTAACGGTGTTGTCCGTCCTGATCGGTATGGTCGCCTCGTTCGGACTGGTTCGGGGGCGGTTCATCGGCAAGGAGGGGCTTCGGGCCTTGTTCCTGACGCCGATGATCCTGCCGGTGGTTGTGCTTGCGGTTGCGCTCTACGCCTTCTTCCTGCGGGTGGGGCTGAACGGGACCGTCACGGGCTTCGTCATCGCCCATCTGGTCGTGGCGCTGCCATTTTCGATCCTTTCGATCACCAATGCGCTTGAGGGGTTCGACAGGTCGATCGAGGATGCGGCGGTGCTGTGCGGCGCCAGCCCGCTGGAAGCCAAGATCCGCGTCACCCTGCCGTCGATCAGACACGGCCCGTTTTCGGCCGCCGTCTTCTCGTTCCTGACCTCTTGGGACGAGGTGGTGCTGGCGATTTTCATGGCGAGCCCGACGCTACAGACGTTGCCGGTCAAGATCTGGGCGACGCTGCGCCAGGACCTGACGCCGGTGATCGCTGCCGCCTCAACCCTTCTCATCGTCGTCACCATCGCCCTGATGCTGCTGGTCGCGTTGTTGCGCAAAGGACTGAAATCATGAGCCAACCCTTCCTGCAGATCCGCGCCTTGCGAAAGGACTATGGCATCGTCACCGCCGTTCAGGAGGTCAATCTCACGGTCGAGCGCGGCGAGTTCATGACGTTCCTTGGGCCGTCTGGCTCCGGCAAGAGCACGACGCTTTATATTCTTGCCGGCTTCGAGAACCCAACGGCAGGCGACATCCTGCTCGAAGGCCAAAGCCTGATCTCGACGCCGTCGCACAAGCGCAATATTGGCATGGTCTTCCAGCGCTATACCCTGTTCCCGCATCTGTCCGTCGGCGAGAACATCG from Pararhizobium gei includes the following:
- a CDS encoding flavin reductase, which encodes MNETMIDARALRDAFGAFPTGVTVVTTHDEAGQPIGFTANSFTSTSLDPPLLLVCLAKTSRNFATMTEAPGFAVNILSETQKDVSNTFARPAADRFASVEWSSVPGGAPVFADVAAWFDCAMEQVVEAGDHVILIGRVKRFGNSGLNGLGYVRGSYFSPALAGKAVSAAAEGEAQLSAVLERDGQVLMLGDDRLSLPTCAMEGSEPAQALSNYLQDLTGLSVSIGFLYSVYESRIDNRQHIVYRASAVAGTPKAGRFVSPAEVPPEACASPATSDILRRFAFESSIGNFGVYFGNEIAGKVHPISRKA
- a CDS encoding LLM class flavin-dependent oxidoreductase, translated to MKFSLFVHMERLDAGQDHKSLYEEFVALCEIADKGGMHAIWTGEHHGMDFTIAPNPFITIADLARRTKHARLGTGTVIAPFWHPIKLAGEAAMTDLICDGRLDIGIARGAYSFEYERLLPGLDAWGAGQRMRELIPAVQKLWEGDYAHDGEFYKFPSTTSAPKPIQQHPPIWVAARDPNSHEFAVANGCNVQVTPLWQGDDEVETLMGRFNAACAQNPAIERPKIMLLRHTYVGSDEADIKQAAHEMSVYYNYFFAWFKNEKPIHQGLIERISAEDIAANAMLSGDIMRRNNVVGDADTVIGRLKAYEAMGYDEYSFWIDTGMSFERKKASLERFIADVMPAFAE
- a CDS encoding aldehyde dehydrogenase, producing the protein MQQFQCYIDGRFEEGQARFESVDPATGLSWAEMPESRVADVDRAVTAAHDALYGDGPWPKMTATQRGKLLYKLADLVAANAPRLAEIETRDTGKIIRETSSQIAYVADYYRYYAGLADKIEGAHLPIDKPDMEVWLRREPVGVVAAIVPWNSQLFLAAVKIGPALAAGCTLVVKASEDGPGPLLEFARLVDEAGFPAGVVNILTGFGATCGTALTAHPKVAHIAFTGGAETARHIVRSSAENLASTSLELGGKSPLLVFADADLESAANAQIAGIFAATGQSCVAASRLIVERSVKDRFLDILKTKAEAIRIGSPLDIGTEVGPLATRRQRQHIETLVAASLDAGARLVTGGSAPDGDGYFYRPTILDCDDTSSPSLQKEFFGPVLSVVSFTTEAEALALANDTLYGLASGIFTQNLTRAHRLMKSLHAGVVWVNTYRAVSPIAAFGGSGLSGDGREGGLAAALGYTRTKTVWLRTSDDPIPDPFVMR
- a CDS encoding NIPSNAP family protein, producing MVYEMRTYRLKNGAIPAYLKVVEDEGIAIQKRHLGELFGYFFSEIGVINEIVHIWAFASLDDREARRAQLLADPAWQAFLPKIRDLIEVAENKILKPAPFSPAGGTRPV
- a CDS encoding polyamine ABC transporter substrate-binding protein, whose amino-acid sequence is MKNRLIIAAIAATLALSTQVRAEDMVFTSWGGTTQDVQKAAWADKFTEKAGINVLQDGPTDYGKIKAMVEASGVTWDVVDVEGDYAVQAGKAGLLEKLDFAVIDKSKLDPRFVTDYSVGSFYYSFVIGCNKDAVSACPKSWADLFDTAKFPGKRAFYKWSAPGVVEAALLADGVAPDKVYPLDLDRAFKKLDTIKADIIWWTGGAQSQQLLASAEAPFGSFWNGRLTALAATGVTVETSWDQNITAADALVVPKGAKNKDAAMKFIALATSPEAQAEMAKGTGYAPINLDSPKLMDAEVAKTLPDQQTASQVNADMGYWAENRDAIGERWYAWQAK
- a CDS encoding ABC transporter permease, whose amino-acid sequence is MNFALTLPALLLLVVFFILPVLSLLLRSVLEPEPGLGNYAALLGSTTYLKIFLNTFVVSALVTVVTLAIGFPVAWALAIMPSRLSSVVFSILLLSMWTNLLTRTYAWMVLLQRTGVINKTLMGLGLISEPLPLVNNLTGVTIGMTYIMLPFIILPLYGVIRKIDPAILQAAALCGATRWQALTRILIPLAAPGMVSGALMVFVMSLGYFVTPSLLGGTANMMLAELIAQFVQSLVNWGMGGAAALVLLVVTLTLYAVQLRLFGTARMEGR
- a CDS encoding ABC transporter permease, with protein sequence MLLNFDRLGGWKWALIAITGLTSAFLILPIIFIAALSFGSSQWLIFPPPGWTLKWYAMFFADPRWLEAAGTSFYIAAIVTVLSVLIGMVASFGLVRGRFIGKEGLRALFLTPMILPVVVLAVALYAFFLRVGLNGTVTGFVIAHLVVALPFSILSITNALEGFDRSIEDAAVLCGASPLEAKIRVTLPSIRHGPFSAAVFSFLTSWDEVVLAIFMASPTLQTLPVKIWATLRQDLTPVIAAASTLLIVVTIALMLLVALLRKGLKS